In a single window of the Luteolibacter yonseiensis genome:
- a CDS encoding energy transducer TonB, which translates to MKQPHGIKSHFHVFLGIMIFAALPGCAPEKAPTPSAGKRLKTKSSLVEVDMGEGKHGLLVRKELDLDDYNRSVHSDRRGLDEPPRIILMSQPRYPAALKEKKIEGFAKLVFVVDENGAVVSAKVKNASRPEFGLAAVQSVLRWRYLPMKRNNVPVRMTFTQTFDFSLD; encoded by the coding sequence ATGAAACAGCCGCACGGCATCAAATCGCATTTTCACGTATTCCTCGGCATCATGATTTTCGCGGCTCTGCCCGGTTGTGCTCCGGAAAAAGCCCCGACCCCATCAGCCGGAAAACGCCTGAAAACGAAGAGCTCCCTCGTGGAAGTTGACATGGGCGAAGGAAAACACGGCCTGTTGGTGAGGAAAGAGCTGGATTTGGACGATTACAACCGCTCCGTCCATTCCGACCGGAGGGGGCTGGATGAACCCCCACGGATCATCTTGATGTCCCAGCCCCGTTATCCGGCAGCCTTGAAAGAAAAGAAGATCGAGGGATTCGCGAAACTGGTTTTCGTTGTGGACGAAAACGGCGCCGTGGTTTCCGCGAAAGTAAAGAACGCCTCCCGCCCTGAGTTCGGTCTTGCCGCGGTCCAATCGGTCCTGCGCTGGCGGTATCTGCCGATGAAAAGGAACAATGTGCCCGTCAGAATGACCTTCACCCAGACCTTCGACTTCAGCCTGGATTGA
- the lptB gene encoding LPS export ABC transporter ATP-binding protein, with amino-acid sequence MPNPCKSHTPGSTCSNTDKAVLFANGLRKTYGGRAVVDGVSITVQPREIVGLLGPNGAGKTTSFYMIAGLIPADAGSVCFNGHDLSKMPMHRRARLGLGYLPQEESIFRKLSVLDNLLAILETRPNLSRSDRKDRAHELLERFKISRLAKSIAITLSGGEKRRLAIARSLCSDPTLLMLDEPFAGIDPLAVEDIQSIVRELRERDGLAILITDHSVRETLSITDRAFLIHDGRVILEGNSAELVDDPTARKYYLGEDFRM; translated from the coding sequence ATCCCGAATCCCTGCAAGTCGCACACGCCCGGCTCCACCTGCTCGAACACCGACAAGGCCGTGCTCTTCGCCAACGGCCTGCGCAAGACCTATGGCGGCCGCGCGGTCGTCGACGGTGTCTCCATCACCGTCCAGCCCCGCGAAATCGTCGGCCTGCTGGGACCGAACGGCGCTGGCAAAACCACCTCCTTCTACATGATCGCCGGGCTGATCCCGGCGGACGCCGGCTCCGTCTGTTTCAACGGCCACGACCTGTCAAAAATGCCGATGCACCGCCGCGCCCGCCTCGGCCTCGGCTACCTGCCGCAGGAGGAATCGATTTTCCGCAAGCTTTCGGTATTGGACAATCTCCTCGCCATTCTCGAAACCCGTCCGAACCTCAGCCGCTCGGACCGCAAGGACCGCGCGCACGAACTGCTGGAGCGGTTCAAGATTTCCAGGCTCGCCAAGTCCATCGCCATCACTCTCTCCGGTGGGGAAAAGCGCCGCCTCGCCATCGCCCGCTCGCTTTGTTCGGACCCGACCTTGCTGATGCTCGACGAGCCGTTCGCCGGCATCGATCCTCTCGCGGTCGAGGACATCCAGAGCATCGTCCGCGAGCTGCGCGAGCGGGATGGCCTGGCCATTCTGATTACCGACCACTCCGTGCGGGAGACGCTCAGCATCACCGACCGTGCCTTCCTCATCCATGATGGCCGCGTCATCCTGGAAGGAAATTCCGCCGAACTGGTGGATGATCCGACCGCCCGCAAATACTACCTCGGAGAGGATTTCCGGATGTGA
- the kdsA gene encoding 3-deoxy-8-phosphooctulonate synthase, whose protein sequence is MTFDPFHIGNVPVGGPAPFFILGPCALESEEFAWDMARSLKEIADRTGIHFIFKASFDKANRTSVGAFRGPGVLEGCRILGEIGKELGVPVTTDIHTIEQAEIAASFVDLLQIPAFLCRQTDLLEAAAKTGRSVNVKKGQFLAPLDTVNIAGKMRAFGCEKFLITERGTTFGYNNLVVDMRSLYWMREEGLPVIFDATHSVQRPGGLGGATGGDGVLAPVLARAAVATGIDGLFMEVHSDPANAVSDGPNQIPLEFIEDLLVKLIAIHHASH, encoded by the coding sequence ATGACTTTCGACCCTTTCCACATCGGCAATGTTCCTGTCGGCGGTCCAGCGCCGTTTTTCATTCTCGGCCCATGCGCGCTTGAGTCCGAGGAATTCGCCTGGGACATGGCGCGTTCGCTCAAGGAAATAGCCGACCGCACCGGCATTCATTTCATTTTCAAGGCCTCGTTCGACAAGGCGAACCGCACTTCGGTCGGAGCCTTCCGCGGACCGGGGGTGCTGGAAGGCTGCCGGATCCTCGGCGAAATCGGCAAGGAGCTCGGTGTGCCGGTCACCACGGACATCCACACCATCGAGCAGGCGGAGATCGCCGCCAGCTTCGTGGATCTCCTGCAGATTCCCGCGTTCCTCTGCCGCCAGACCGACCTGCTCGAAGCCGCCGCGAAGACCGGCCGCTCCGTGAATGTCAAGAAAGGCCAGTTCCTCGCACCGCTCGACACCGTGAACATCGCCGGGAAAATGCGTGCGTTCGGATGTGAGAAATTCCTCATCACCGAGCGTGGCACCACCTTCGGCTACAACAATCTCGTGGTCGACATGCGCTCGCTCTACTGGATGCGTGAGGAGGGGCTGCCCGTCATCTTCGACGCCACCCACTCCGTCCAGCGGCCGGGAGGCCTCGGCGGCGCCACCGGCGGAGATGGCGTGCTCGCCCCGGTTCTCGCGCGCGCGGCGGTGGCCACCGGCATCGACGGCCTGTTCATGGAGGTCCATTCCGATCCTGCGAACGCCGTCTCGGATGGTCCCAATCAAATTCCACTTGAATTTATCGAGGACCTGCTCGTCAAACTCATCGCCATCCACCACGCCTCGCACTGA